One Jeotgalicoccus saudimassiliensis DNA window includes the following coding sequences:
- the dnaN gene encoding DNA polymerase III subunit beta: MKISIKRQYFIEQLNHCLKAISPRTTLPILNGIKIDVSDDQMILTGSDSEISIEITIPTEIDNEEILEIKEPGSVVLTGRFFVDIIKKLSGDFVDLETTENFQTKITAGKSEFNLSGNDSNQYPLLPEVNNADSLVLSSAVLKTIINQTNFAVSLSETRPVLTGVNWNFNEDHISFTATDSHRLALRRLLDKTFNTEISNAIIPGKSLSELSKILSDSDEDVEINLSQNQVLFTYGNMRFISRLLEGNYPDTSRLFPENYETKVSVNNSEFYHAIDRVSLLAREGGNNVIRMTVENNNVELTSNSPEVGTVNEDINASAIEGEGIKISFNSKYMMEALRAIQDEEVTIEFFGTMRPFTITPSESNEVVQLILPIRTY, encoded by the coding sequence ATGAAAATCAGTATTAAAAGACAATACTTTATCGAACAATTAAATCATTGTTTAAAAGCTATTTCACCAAGAACTACCCTGCCTATTTTAAACGGGATAAAAATCGATGTCTCTGATGATCAGATGATACTTACGGGCAGTGACTCGGAAATATCTATTGAGATTACAATTCCTACTGAAATTGATAATGAGGAAATTCTTGAAATTAAAGAGCCAGGTTCAGTTGTCCTGACAGGCCGTTTCTTTGTAGACATTATTAAAAAACTTTCCGGTGATTTTGTAGATCTGGAAACAACAGAAAACTTCCAGACTAAAATTACCGCAGGAAAATCAGAGTTCAACTTAAGCGGTAATGATTCAAACCAGTATCCTTTATTACCTGAAGTAAATAACGCAGACAGTCTTGTACTTTCTTCAGCAGTATTAAAAACAATTATTAACCAGACGAACTTCGCAGTATCATTATCTGAAACACGACCTGTGTTAACTGGTGTTAACTGGAACTTTAACGAAGACCATATTTCATTCACAGCAACAGACTCTCATCGTCTTGCATTAAGAAGACTGCTTGATAAAACATTTAACACGGAAATTTCCAACGCGATTATTCCGGGTAAATCATTATCGGAACTGAGCAAAATTCTTTCTGACTCTGATGAAGATGTTGAAATTAACCTGTCGCAAAACCAGGTGCTGTTCACTTACGGCAACATGCGCTTTATCTCACGTTTACTTGAAGGAAACTATCCGGATACTTCCCGCCTGTTCCCTGAAAACTACGAGACAAAAGTCAGCGTAAATAATTCGGAGTTCTACCATGCGATTGACCGTGTATCACTGCTTGCACGTGAAGGCGGCAACAACGTAATCCGTATGACTGTGGAAAACAATAACGTCGAATTAACTTCGAACTCTCCGGAAGTCGGTACGGTAAATGAAGATATCAATGCTTCAGCTATCGAAGGTGAAGGCATCAAGATTTCGTTTAACTCGAAATACATGATGGAAGCACTGCGTGCGATCCAGGATGAAGAAGTTACCATTGAATTTTTCGGAACGATGAGACCGTTCACTATTACACCGAGTGAATCAAATGAAGTTGTACAGCTGATTCTACCGATCAGAACGTATTAA
- a CDS encoding DUF2975 domain-containing protein has protein sequence MFKKTLVLRITLLITAAVMILFGFLMGLQLFTSEGEILTVIYIAVGVIWIDMILGLFIVYALNKLLTLIDRNEIFSDKTLRIMSRIQKLTLSIAVVTIGLMPFFFAAGQLDDARGLVLFGAGVVFIPFAIHVFVVVMKETLSKAVSIKQENELTI, from the coding sequence ATGTTTAAAAAAACACTGGTGCTGAGAATCACTCTGCTGATTACAGCAGCCGTAATGATACTCTTTGGATTTTTAATGGGCTTGCAGCTGTTCACATCTGAAGGTGAAATCCTTACAGTTATATATATTGCGGTCGGGGTCATATGGATCGATATGATTTTAGGGCTGTTTATCGTGTATGCTTTAAATAAGCTTCTGACACTCATAGACCGGAATGAGATTTTTTCTGATAAAACACTCAGAATCATGAGCCGTATTCAGAAACTGACACTCAGTATCGCTGTTGTGACAATCGGTCTGATGCCGTTCTTCTTTGCGGCGGGGCAGCTGGACGATGCACGCGGACTCGTATTATTCGGTGCAGGCGTTGTCTTCATACCATTTGCGATACACGTTTTCGTTGTCGTGATGAAAGAAACACTGTCGAAAGCCGTATCAATCAAACAGGAAAATGAGCTGACAATATGA
- the recF gene encoding DNA replication/repair protein RecF (All proteins in this family for which functions are known are DNA-binding proteins that assist the filamentation of RecA onto DNA for the initiation of recombination or recombinational repair.), translating into MILNEIKLTDFRNYDSLSLAFHPKLNIFIGHNAQGKTNLLEAIYFLSLAKSHRTSKDRELIRFGAEDAYINGTITTANSTLPLSIGIAKGGKRAKVNHLEVAKLSQYIGHLNTVLFAPEDLNIVKGSPQVRRKFINMECGQISKVYLNHLSDYNKVLAQKNQYLKSRNVDQIMIEVLNDQLAHHASLIILKREQFISTIERHASRIHADISNGRETLNVVYNPNIKYESDNPEDLKSEISALLAESLDKEIDRGTSLVGPHRDDIGFTINDFDVQTYGSQGQQRSTALSVKLAELELIKEEVGEYPVLLLDDVLSELDEVRQAHLLTSIRNRVQTFVTTTSISDINHQIMDDMQLFEIENGKIKIDE; encoded by the coding sequence ATGATACTCAACGAAATAAAACTCACGGATTTCAGGAATTATGATTCCCTGTCCCTGGCATTTCATCCTAAGCTGAATATTTTTATCGGCCACAATGCCCAGGGAAAAACAAACCTGCTTGAGGCAATTTATTTTCTGTCGCTGGCCAAAAGCCACAGAACATCAAAAGACAGGGAATTGATCCGGTTTGGCGCTGAAGATGCATATATTAACGGGACCATTACGACGGCGAACAGCACGCTGCCGCTGTCAATCGGTATTGCAAAAGGCGGGAAGCGGGCCAAGGTGAATCATCTGGAAGTCGCTAAACTGTCGCAGTACATCGGTCATTTGAATACGGTGCTCTTCGCTCCGGAAGATCTCAATATCGTCAAGGGATCACCGCAGGTCAGAAGGAAATTTATAAATATGGAATGCGGTCAGATATCGAAAGTGTATCTGAACCATTTGTCCGACTATAACAAAGTTCTCGCACAGAAAAATCAGTATTTAAAATCGCGGAACGTCGACCAGATTATGATCGAAGTACTGAATGACCAGCTCGCACATCATGCGAGCCTGATTATTTTAAAACGCGAGCAGTTTATCTCGACGATTGAGCGCCACGCATCGAGAATACATGCTGATATTTCCAATGGCAGAGAAACTTTAAACGTAGTCTATAACCCGAATATTAAATATGAGAGCGATAATCCGGAAGACTTAAAATCCGAAATATCCGCTCTGCTGGCTGAAAGTCTGGATAAGGAAATCGACCGCGGCACTTCACTGGTCGGTCCGCATCGGGATGATATCGGCTTTACGATTAATGATTTTGACGTTCAGACATACGGGTCCCAGGGGCAGCAGCGCTCCACTGCACTGTCTGTGAAGCTTGCGGAACTCGAATTAATCAAAGAGGAAGTCGGAGAATATCCGGTGCTGCTCCTCGACGACGTGCTCAGCGAACTCGATGAAGTGCGGCAGGCACATCTGCTGACTTCAATCAGAAACCGCGTGCAGACGTTCGTTACGACCACTTCAATAAGCGATATCAACCATCAGATCATGGATGATATGCAGCTCTTTGAAATAGAAAACGGCAAAATCAAAATCGATGAATAA
- a CDS encoding helix-turn-helix domain-containing protein — protein sequence MTKIIVNLDVMLAKRKMSMTELANEVGVTMANLSVLKNNKAKAVRFSTLEKICEALDCQPGDILEYRK from the coding sequence ATGACGAAAATAATAGTGAACCTTGATGTAATGCTCGCAAAACGAAAAATGAGCATGACAGAACTCGCCAATGAAGTCGGCGTGACGATGGCGAATCTGTCCGTCTTAAAAAACAATAAAGCAAAGGCAGTCCGCTTCTCGACACTTGAGAAAATATGCGAAGCGCTGGACTGCCAGCCCGGTGACATACTGGAATACAGGAAGTAG
- the gyrA gene encoding DNA gyrase subunit A, with amino-acid sequence MADHDEQFQQINITKTMRSSFLSYAMSVIVSRALPDVRDGMKPVHRRILYGMHDNGMTSDKPFKKSARIVGDVMGKYHPHGDSSIYDAMVRMAQDFSYRYPLVHGQGNFGSMDGDGAAAMRYTEAKMSKISMELMRDINKDTVDFQPNYDENEREPSVLPARFPNLLVNGTSGIAVGMATNIPPHNLTEVINAVLELAENPNVTTMDLMEHVTGPDFPTAGLIIGKSGIKRAYETGHGSVIMRARCEVEMMKNGKERIVISEIPYQVNKARLVEKIAELVRDKKIEGITDLRDETSLKEGVRIIIEIRKDKNANVILNNLYKQTPLQTSFGVNMLALVNGEPKVLSLKEVLYHYLEHQKVVVTRRTKYELKRAQDRAHILEGLLIALDHIDEIIKTIRASDTDEEAKNSLMSQFNLSERQSQAILDMRLRRLTGLERGKIQNEYDEILKNIEYLKSILNDEEKLLEVIKEELIDIRERYGDERRTEITLGSIHDIEDEDLIPREQIVVTLSHNNYIKRLPASTYRAQHRGGRGIQGMNTIDDDFVSQIVTMSTHDYILFFTNTGRVYRLKGYEIPELSRQSKGLPIVNLIEIGKDEKISTMISVKDKDETEGYHLLFATKNGLAKRTPLDDFKQINKNGKIAISFRGEDELLGVRLTDGSKEVILGTREGSLVRFEEEQVRSMGRTAAGVKGINLRGDDQVVGVDVLDPGQHVLVVTDKGYGKLTHEKEYRSINRGGFGVKTANLTDKNGKLVYIASVDRDEDMMIVTDKGVIIRLTIDTISITSRNTQGVRLIRLDEEQDVATVAVVKNEIAEEELIDDGSEQAEETLESEDNLTVEADEVEEDLDPEQE; translated from the coding sequence ATGGCGGACCATGATGAACAGTTTCAGCAAATAAATATTACGAAAACGATGCGCAGCTCGTTTTTAAGCTATGCCATGAGTGTTATCGTATCTCGTGCACTGCCCGATGTCAGAGACGGCATGAAACCGGTGCACCGCAGAATTTTATACGGTATGCACGACAACGGTATGACGTCTGACAAACCGTTTAAAAAATCAGCACGTATCGTCGGGGATGTTATGGGTAAATACCACCCGCACGGTGACTCCTCAATTTACGATGCAATGGTGCGTATGGCTCAGGACTTCAGTTACCGCTACCCTCTCGTACACGGTCAGGGGAACTTCGGTTCCATGGACGGCGACGGTGCAGCAGCGATGCGTTACACTGAAGCGAAAATGAGTAAAATTTCGATGGAATTAATGCGTGACATAAACAAGGACACTGTGGACTTCCAGCCGAACTACGATGAAAACGAACGCGAACCGTCTGTACTGCCGGCGCGCTTCCCGAACCTGCTCGTCAACGGAACAAGCGGTATCGCAGTCGGTATGGCAACAAACATTCCGCCGCATAACCTGACTGAAGTAATTAATGCAGTACTGGAACTGGCGGAAAATCCGAACGTCACGACGATGGACCTGATGGAACACGTTACGGGACCGGACTTCCCGACTGCCGGTTTAATTATCGGCAAGAGCGGCATTAAACGCGCGTATGAAACAGGACACGGCTCTGTTATTATGCGTGCACGCTGTGAAGTGGAAATGATGAAAAACGGTAAAGAACGTATCGTTATTTCGGAAATCCCGTATCAGGTGAACAAAGCCCGTCTCGTTGAGAAAATCGCAGAACTCGTGCGCGATAAGAAAATCGAAGGTATTACGGACCTTCGTGATGAAACGTCGCTTAAAGAAGGCGTACGCATCATTATCGAAATCCGCAAAGATAAAAATGCGAATGTTATTTTAAACAACTTATACAAACAGACGCCGCTGCAGACATCATTTGGTGTGAACATGCTGGCGCTTGTTAACGGTGAACCGAAAGTGCTCAGCCTGAAAGAAGTACTTTATCATTACCTTGAGCATCAGAAAGTTGTCGTTACGCGCCGTACGAAGTACGAATTAAAACGTGCACAGGACCGCGCGCACATTCTTGAAGGATTGCTGATTGCACTCGATCACATCGATGAAATCATCAAAACGATCCGTGCATCAGATACGGATGAAGAAGCGAAAAACAGCCTGATGAGTCAATTTAACTTATCGGAACGCCAGTCTCAGGCTATCCTCGATATGAGATTACGCCGTTTAACAGGTCTGGAACGCGGTAAGATTCAAAACGAATACGATGAAATTCTTAAAAACATCGAATATCTGAAGAGCATTCTTAACGACGAAGAGAAACTTCTCGAAGTTATTAAAGAAGAGCTGATCGACATCCGTGAACGTTACGGCGATGAGCGCCGCACGGAAATCACGCTCGGCAGCATTCACGATATTGAAGATGAAGACTTAATTCCAAGAGAACAGATTGTTGTGACACTGAGCCATAACAACTACATCAAACGCCTGCCGGCATCGACATACCGTGCACAGCACCGCGGCGGACGCGGTATTCAGGGTATGAATACAATCGACGATGACTTTGTCAGCCAGATTGTAACGATGAGCACGCATGATTACATTCTGTTCTTTACGAACACGGGACGTGTTTATCGTCTGAAAGGGTATGAAATTCCTGAACTGTCCCGACAGTCGAAAGGACTGCCGATCGTTAACCTGATTGAAATCGGAAAAGATGAGAAAATCAGTACGATGATCAGCGTGAAGGACAAAGACGAAACCGAAGGCTATCACCTGTTATTTGCAACGAAGAACGGACTGGCGAAACGCACGCCGCTCGACGACTTTAAGCAGATCAACAAAAACGGTAAAATTGCCATTAGCTTCAGAGGCGAAGATGAACTCCTCGGTGTGCGCCTGACGGACGGCTCGAAAGAAGTCATCCTTGGAACACGCGAAGGCTCACTCGTGCGCTTTGAAGAAGAACAGGTCAGAAGCATGGGCCGTACAGCAGCCGGTGTTAAAGGGATTAACCTCCGCGGCGACGACCAGGTTGTCGGCGTAGACGTTCTCGATCCCGGTCAGCACGTCCTTGTCGTTACCGATAAAGGATACGGCAAGCTGACACACGAAAAAGAATACCGTTCGATTAACCGGGGCGGCTTCGGTGTGAAGACAGCGAACCTGACTGATAAGAACGGTAAACTTGTGTACATCGCTTCAGTAGACCGTGATGAAGACATGATGATCGTAACGGATAAAGGTGTAATTATCCGCCTGACAATCGATACAATTTCAATTACGAGCCGTAACACGCAGGGTGTCAGACTCATTCGCCTGGACGAAGAGCAGGACGTTGCGACAGTTGCAGTCGTGAAAAATGAAATTGCCGAAGAAGAACTGATAGACGACGGTTCCGAACAGGCAGAAGAAACACTGGAATCGGAAGACAACCTGACAGTTGAAGCCGATGAAGTCGAAGAAGACCTCGATCCGGAACAGGAATAA
- the gyrB gene encoding DNA topoisomerase (ATP-hydrolyzing) subunit B, whose translation MAEQNMDQYGASQIQVLEGLEAVRKRPGMYIGSTSSRGLHHLVWEIIDNSIDEALAGYASEISVTVEEDNWIKVTDNGRGIPVDIQEKMGRPAVEVILTVLHAGGKFDGGSYKVSGGLHGVGSSVVNALSSKLEVYVHKNGDVHYQSYTRGVPDADLKVIDSTDKTGTVIRFKADEEIFTETTVYELEILQKRIKELAFLNKGLEINLTDERGEEKVEFTYHYEGGIKSYVEELNKTKESLHDEIIYMEDGKDEIEVEIAMQYNLGYTSTLLTYANNIYTHEGGTHEDGFKRALTRVINSYATKQNLIKSTEERLSGEDVREGLTAIVSIKHTDPQFEGQTKTKLGNSEARTITDQLFSAGFERFLMENPQTAQVIVDKGITAQHARVAAKKAREMTRRKSALEVSSLPGKLADCSSKDPAKSELFIVEGDSAGGSAKSGRNSKIQAILPLRGKILNVEKARLDRILGNNEIRSMVTALGSGIGDEFDIAKARYHKIVIMTDADVDGAHIRTLLLTFFYRFMRPLIEQGYVYIAQPPLYKLEQGKKKHYVYDDEALDVLRSTLPETPKVSMSRYKGLGEMNADQLWETTMDPEQRNLLQVQLDDAIEADQIFEMLMGDVVEHRRNFIEENARYVENLDV comes from the coding sequence ATGGCTGAACAAAATATGGATCAATATGGTGCAAGTCAGATACAGGTACTGGAAGGTCTTGAAGCGGTAAGAAAAAGACCGGGTATGTACATCGGTTCAACATCATCACGCGGATTGCACCACCTCGTATGGGAAATTATCGATAACAGTATCGATGAGGCCCTGGCAGGTTATGCTTCTGAAATCAGTGTTACTGTCGAAGAAGACAACTGGATTAAAGTTACGGATAATGGACGCGGTATCCCTGTAGATATTCAGGAGAAAATGGGACGCCCGGCGGTAGAAGTTATTTTAACGGTACTGCACGCCGGAGGTAAATTTGACGGCGGCAGCTATAAAGTTTCAGGCGGTCTGCACGGTGTAGGTTCATCTGTAGTTAACGCACTGAGCTCAAAATTGGAAGTCTACGTGCATAAAAACGGCGATGTTCACTACCAGAGCTATACGCGCGGTGTACCTGATGCCGACTTAAAAGTCATCGATTCAACCGATAAAACAGGAACGGTAATCCGTTTTAAGGCAGATGAAGAAATCTTTACCGAAACGACGGTATACGAGCTTGAAATTCTGCAGAAACGTATTAAAGAACTTGCCTTCCTGAACAAAGGTCTTGAAATTAACCTGACGGACGAGCGCGGGGAAGAAAAAGTTGAATTTACGTACCATTACGAAGGCGGTATTAAATCTTACGTCGAGGAACTGAACAAGACGAAAGAATCGCTGCATGATGAAATTATATATATGGAAGACGGGAAAGATGAAATCGAAGTTGAAATTGCGATGCAGTATAACCTCGGCTATACATCTACTCTGTTAACTTATGCGAACAATATTTACACGCATGAAGGCGGAACGCACGAAGACGGATTTAAACGTGCACTGACAAGAGTCATTAACAGCTACGCAACAAAACAGAACCTGATTAAATCGACGGAAGAACGACTGTCCGGCGAAGATGTCAGAGAAGGTTTGACTGCGATAGTGTCAATTAAACATACGGATCCGCAGTTCGAAGGACAGACGAAGACGAAACTCGGTAACTCCGAAGCCCGTACGATTACCGACCAGCTGTTTTCTGCAGGCTTTGAAAGATTCCTGATGGAAAACCCGCAGACAGCACAGGTTATTGTGGATAAAGGGATTACTGCCCAGCACGCCCGTGTCGCGGCGAAAAAAGCGCGCGAAATGACAAGACGCAAGTCTGCACTTGAAGTATCGAGCCTGCCAGGTAAACTTGCAGACTGCTCGAGCAAGGATCCTGCGAAAAGTGAGCTCTTTATCGTAGAGGGTGACTCTGCCGGCGGTTCGGCAAAATCAGGACGCAACTCTAAAATTCAGGCGATTTTACCGCTCAGAGGTAAAATTTTAAACGTTGAGAAAGCCCGTCTCGACAGAATTTTAGGCAACAATGAAATCCGCTCGATGGTCACGGCGCTCGGCAGCGGTATCGGCGATGAGTTTGATATTGCGAAAGCCCGCTATCACAAAATTGTAATTATGACCGATGCGGATGTCGACGGTGCGCACATCAGAACGCTCCTGCTGACATTCTTCTACCGTTTCATGAGACCGTTAATCGAGCAGGGCTATGTGTATATCGCACAGCCGCCGCTTTATAAACTGGAACAGGGCAAGAAAAAACATTACGTATACGATGATGAGGCGCTGGATGTTCTGCGCAGCACATTGCCGGAAACACCTAAAGTTTCAATGTCGAGATATAAAGGTCTCGGTGAGATGAACGCCGATCAGCTGTGGGAAACAACGATGGACCCGGAGCAGAGAAACCTGCTGCAGGTTCAGCTGGATGACGCAATTGAAGCGGATCAGATCTTTGAAATGCTGATGGGCGATGTTGTTGAGCACAGACGTAACTTTATCGAAGAAAATGCGAGATACGTTGAGAATCTCGACGTCTAA
- a CDS encoding RNA-binding S4 domain-containing protein, with protein METIHLDGMITLGKFLKYKNIIGTGGEAKWFLSENEVFLNGEPENRRGKKLHNGDELVITGVGEYKFKYPVQ; from the coding sequence ATGGAAACGATTCATTTGGATGGCATGATAACACTCGGTAAATTTTTAAAATATAAAAATATTATCGGCACTGGCGGAGAAGCTAAATGGTTCCTTAGTGAAAACGAAGTGTTTTTAAACGGAGAACCGGAAAACCGACGCGGTAAAAAACTGCACAATGGTGACGAATTAGTCATTACAGGTGTCGGCGAATATAAATTTAAGTATCCGGTGCAATGA